One window of the Streptomyces sp. TS71-3 genome contains the following:
- a CDS encoding HipA family kinase translates to MLTEVAATRYITPLREGGSLPGLVEADDRATYVVKFTGAGQGRKTLVAEAICARLARGLGLRVPPLVTVRLDPVLGLGEPDPEVQDLLKASGGLNLGVGYLSGALGFDPLAYGVEPREAGRIVWFDAWVGNVDRSWRNPNMLVRGQDLWLIDHGATMIWHHNWPTVQTAAARPYDASDHALAGFEPDVAAAAAELAPGVTPELLAEATADVPDAWLADEAGFGSPDEVREAYASALLARAATVHEHITLGRPPGARPVGSSGWLPAGPATTGEAS, encoded by the coding sequence ATGCTGACAGAAGTCGCTGCCACCCGCTACATCACGCCCCTGCGTGAGGGCGGCTCGCTGCCCGGTCTCGTCGAGGCGGACGACCGGGCCACCTACGTGGTGAAGTTCACCGGTGCGGGACAGGGCCGCAAGACCCTGGTCGCCGAGGCGATCTGCGCCCGGCTCGCCCGGGGCCTTGGCCTGCGTGTCCCCCCACTCGTCACGGTCCGGCTGGATCCGGTGCTCGGCCTGGGCGAGCCCGACCCCGAGGTGCAGGACCTGCTCAAGGCCAGCGGCGGGCTCAACCTCGGCGTGGGCTACCTCTCCGGCGCCCTCGGCTTCGACCCGCTCGCGTACGGCGTGGAGCCCCGGGAGGCCGGCCGTATCGTGTGGTTCGACGCGTGGGTGGGCAACGTCGACCGGTCCTGGCGGAACCCCAACATGCTCGTCCGGGGGCAGGACCTCTGGCTGATCGACCACGGCGCCACCATGATCTGGCACCACAACTGGCCGACCGTCCAGACCGCCGCCGCCCGCCCCTATGACGCCTCCGACCACGCGCTGGCCGGCTTCGAGCCGGATGTCGCGGCCGCCGCCGCCGAGCTGGCTCCCGGTGTCACCCCCGAACTGCTCGCCGAGGCCACCGCCGACGTCCCGGACGCCTGGCTGGCCGACGAGGCGGGCTTCGGCAGCCCCGACGAGGTGCGCGAGGCGTATGCCTCCGCGCTCCTCGCGCGCGCCGCGACCGTCCACGAGCACATCACCCTGGGCCGGCCGCCCGGCGCCCGGCCCGTCGGCTCCTCGGGCTGGCTCCCCGCCGGCCCCGCAACCACCGGCGAGGCCTCATGA
- the fabG gene encoding 3-oxoacyl-ACP reductase FabG, which produces MSTTEQRVAIVTGAARGIGAATAVRLAADGRAVAVLDLDEGACEDTVEKITAAGGRALAVGCDVSDEEQVASAVQRVADGLGAPTILVNNAGVLRDNLLFKMSVSDWDTVLGVHLRGAFLMSRAAQKHMVDSAFGRIVNLSSSSALGNRGQVNYAAAKAGMQGFTKTLAKELGKFGVTANSVAPGFIATEMTKSTAERVGMGFEDFQAAAATQIPVQRVGQPEDVANAIAFFTGDAAGFVSGQVLYVAGGPLN; this is translated from the coding sequence ATGTCCACCACTGAGCAGCGCGTCGCGATCGTCACCGGTGCCGCGCGCGGCATCGGCGCCGCCACCGCGGTACGGCTGGCCGCGGACGGTCGCGCGGTAGCCGTGCTCGACCTCGACGAGGGTGCCTGCGAGGACACCGTCGAGAAGATCACCGCCGCCGGCGGCAGGGCGCTCGCGGTGGGCTGCGACGTCAGCGACGAGGAGCAGGTGGCCTCGGCGGTCCAGCGCGTCGCGGACGGTCTCGGCGCGCCGACGATCCTCGTGAACAACGCCGGGGTGCTCCGCGACAACCTCCTGTTCAAGATGAGCGTGTCCGACTGGGACACGGTGCTCGGCGTCCACCTGCGCGGCGCCTTCCTGATGTCCCGCGCGGCACAGAAGCACATGGTGGACTCCGCGTTCGGCCGCATCGTCAACCTGTCGTCGTCCTCGGCGCTCGGCAACCGCGGCCAGGTGAACTACGCCGCGGCCAAGGCCGGCATGCAGGGCTTCACGAAGACCCTGGCCAAGGAGCTGGGGAAGTTCGGCGTCACCGCCAACTCCGTCGCCCCCGGCTTCATCGCCACCGAGATGACCAAGTCGACCGCGGAGCGCGTCGGCATGGGCTTCGAGGACTTCCAGGCCGCGGCCGCCACGCAGATCCCCGTCCAGCGCGTCGGGCAGCCCGAGGACGTCGCCAACGCCATCGCCTTCTTCACGGGCGACGCGGCCGGCTTCGTCTCCGGGCAGGTCCTGTACGTGGCCGGCGGCCCGCTCAACTGA
- a CDS encoding SDR family oxidoreductase codes for MTQQDSGKVALITGASRGIGYGVAQALVARGDRVCITGRGEEALKEAAEKLGADRALAVPGKAHDEAHQALAVERTMETFGRIDFLINNAGTNPVFGPMADMDLGVARKVYETNVISALGFAQRTWKAWQQENGGVIVNIASIAGVGASPFVGAYGMSKAAMINLTLQLAHEFAPRVRVNAIAPGVVKTRFAKALYEGREEEAAAAYPLGRLGVPEDVGGAAAFLTSDQSEWITGQTLVVDGGIFLNAGVS; via the coding sequence ATGACACAGCAGGACAGCGGCAAGGTCGCGCTGATCACCGGCGCGAGCCGCGGCATCGGCTACGGAGTGGCGCAGGCGCTGGTGGCCCGCGGAGACCGGGTCTGCATCACGGGCCGGGGCGAGGAGGCCCTCAAGGAGGCCGCCGAGAAGCTGGGCGCGGACCGCGCGCTGGCCGTGCCCGGCAAGGCGCACGACGAGGCGCACCAGGCGCTCGCCGTCGAGCGCACCATGGAGACCTTCGGCAGGATCGACTTCCTCATCAACAACGCGGGCACCAACCCCGTGTTCGGGCCGATGGCCGACATGGACCTGGGCGTCGCGCGCAAGGTCTACGAGACCAACGTCATCTCGGCGCTCGGCTTCGCCCAGCGCACCTGGAAGGCGTGGCAGCAGGAGAACGGCGGCGTGATCGTCAACATCGCCTCCATAGCGGGCGTCGGTGCGTCCCCCTTCGTCGGCGCCTACGGCATGAGCAAGGCCGCGATGATCAACCTGACCCTCCAGCTCGCGCACGAGTTCGCCCCGCGGGTGAGGGTCAACGCCATCGCGCCGGGAGTGGTCAAGACCCGCTTCGCGAAGGCCCTGTACGAGGGCCGCGAGGAGGAGGCGGCCGCTGCCTACCCGCTGGGCCGGCTCGGCGTGCCCGAGGACGTCGGCGGCGCGGCGGCCTTCCTCACCTCGGACCAGTCGGAGTGGATCACCGGCCAGACCCTGGTGGTGGACGGCGGCATCTTCCTCAACGCGGGTGTCAGCTGA
- a CDS encoding Rieske (2Fe-2S) protein, with the protein MSLSHESFTSPSRRAVVTAAGAAGLAATLAACGGSGDPGSDASGSGASDSGTASGSGSAKGSGKGSASPLAKTSDIPEGGGKVFKEQQVVVTQPTKGDFKAFTSTCTHQGCTVASVSGGTINCPCHGSKFSIEDGSVKHPPAMSPLESMKIEVSGDEIKLS; encoded by the coding sequence ATGAGCCTTTCGCACGAATCCTTCACGTCCCCGTCCCGCCGCGCGGTCGTCACCGCCGCGGGAGCCGCGGGGCTGGCAGCCACCCTCGCCGCCTGTGGCGGATCCGGCGATCCAGGCTCCGACGCCTCCGGCTCCGGTGCCTCCGACTCCGGAACGGCTTCCGGCTCCGGTTCCGCGAAGGGCTCGGGCAAGGGGTCCGCGAGCCCGCTGGCCAAGACCAGCGACATCCCCGAGGGTGGCGGGAAGGTCTTCAAGGAGCAGCAGGTCGTGGTGACCCAGCCGACGAAGGGCGACTTCAAGGCGTTCACGAGCACCTGCACGCACCAGGGGTGCACGGTGGCGAGCGTGTCGGGCGGCACGATCAACTGCCCCTGCCACGGCAGCAAGTTCTCCATCGAGGACGGCAGCGTGAAGCACCCGCCGGCGATGTCCCCGCTGGAGTCCATGAAGATCGAGGTCTCGGGCGACGAGATCAAGCTGTCCTGA
- a CDS encoding aminotransferase class I/II-fold pyridoxal phosphate-dependent enzyme has translation MLEEYRIQGRRAAEIAASVEQAVGAGELPPGSPLPPMRELADRLGVNPHTVAAAYRTLRERGVVETAGRRGTRIRPRPATTSRELARVSAPPGVRDVSQGNPDPALLPSLSEAFAAAAAEADARPVLYGESAVDPELARRARAAFDADGVPPGPIAVTSGSLDAVERVLAAHLKSGDAVAVEDPGWAALLDLVPALGLRTVPVRVDEEGPLPASVAQALRGGARAIVVTDRAQNPLGASIGAERAKALRAVLADHPEVLLIEDDHGHAIVDLPLHPLATVARTWALVRSVAKAHGPDLRLAVLTGDAVTVDRLLGRQRLGPGWVSRIQQRAVVHLWERGALRPSVAAAYDRRRAALIAALAERGVPARGRSGMNVWVPVRDETGAVARLLHSGWAVAPGAAFRLNSPPGIRITVSGLTADDVEGIADAVAVALGPAPARRYD, from the coding sequence GTGCTAGAAGAGTATCGGATCCAGGGTCGGCGCGCAGCCGAGATCGCCGCCAGCGTCGAACAGGCGGTCGGCGCCGGTGAGCTGCCGCCCGGCTCCCCGCTGCCGCCGATGCGCGAGCTGGCGGACCGGCTGGGCGTCAATCCGCACACGGTCGCGGCCGCCTACCGCACCCTGCGCGAGCGCGGCGTCGTGGAGACAGCGGGCCGCCGGGGCACCCGGATCCGCCCCCGGCCGGCGACGACCTCCCGTGAGCTCGCCCGCGTCAGTGCCCCGCCCGGCGTCCGTGACGTCTCCCAGGGCAACCCGGACCCCGCCCTGCTGCCGTCGCTCTCAGAGGCGTTCGCGGCAGCCGCCGCGGAGGCCGACGCCCGCCCCGTGCTGTACGGCGAGAGCGCCGTGGACCCGGAGCTGGCCCGGCGGGCGCGCGCGGCCTTCGACGCCGACGGGGTGCCGCCCGGCCCCATCGCGGTCACGTCCGGTTCGCTGGACGCCGTCGAGCGGGTGCTGGCCGCCCACCTCAAGTCCGGTGACGCGGTCGCCGTCGAGGACCCCGGATGGGCCGCCCTGCTCGACCTGGTCCCCGCGCTCGGGCTGCGCACCGTCCCCGTGCGGGTCGACGAGGAGGGGCCGTTGCCCGCCTCCGTCGCCCAGGCCCTGCGGGGCGGGGCACGCGCGATCGTCGTCACCGACCGGGCGCAGAACCCGCTCGGCGCCTCGATCGGCGCCGAGCGCGCCAAGGCCCTGCGGGCGGTGCTCGCGGACCACCCCGAGGTGCTGCTCATCGAGGACGACCACGGTCACGCCATCGTCGACCTGCCGCTGCATCCGCTTGCCACCGTGGCGCGCACCTGGGCGCTGGTCCGATCCGTCGCCAAGGCGCACGGCCCCGATCTCCGGCTGGCCGTCCTCACCGGGGACGCCGTCACCGTCGACCGGCTGCTCGGCCGGCAGCGGCTCGGCCCCGGGTGGGTCAGCCGCATCCAGCAGCGCGCCGTCGTCCACCTGTGGGAGCGCGGTGCGCTACGGCCGTCCGTCGCGGCCGCCTATGACAGGCGCCGGGCGGCCCTGATCGCGGCGCTCGCCGAGCGGGGCGTGCCGGCACGGGGCCGCAGCGGCATGAACGTCTGGGTGCCGGTGCGCGACGAGACCGGTGCCGTGGCGCGGCTGCTGCACTCGGGCTGGGCGGTGGCACCGGGTGCGGCCTTCCGGTTGAACTCACCGCCCGGGATCCGCATCACCGTCTCCGGCCTGACCGCGGACGACGTCGAAGGGATCGCGGACGCCGTCGCGGTCGCCCTCGGGCCCGCGCCCGCGCGGCGCTACGACTGA
- a CDS encoding DUF3037 domain-containing protein yields MSDRSVFEYALLRVVPRVERGELINAGVIVYCRAHGYVAARTHLDEARLRALDPAVDLTGVRAALVAVERVCQGGEGAGEAGRDDAGRRFRWLIAPRSTVVQPGPVHTGLTDDPEAEAERLLDLLVR; encoded by the coding sequence ATGAGCGACCGGAGCGTCTTCGAGTACGCGCTGCTGCGCGTCGTGCCGCGGGTGGAGCGGGGCGAGCTGATCAACGCCGGTGTGATCGTCTACTGCCGCGCGCACGGATACGTCGCTGCGCGCACCCACCTCGACGAGGCCAGACTGAGGGCGCTCGACCCCGCAGTGGACCTCACCGGCGTGCGCGCCGCCCTGGTGGCCGTGGAGCGCGTCTGCCAGGGCGGCGAGGGGGCGGGGGAGGCCGGCCGGGACGACGCCGGGCGCCGCTTCCGCTGGCTGATCGCCCCCCGCTCCACCGTCGTACAGCCGGGCCCCGTGCACACCGGGCTCACGGACGACCCCGAGGCCGAGGCGGAGCGGCTGCTCGACCTCCTGGTGAGGTGA
- a CDS encoding amidohydrolase family protein: MSPSTSTLFTNVRVFDSSGDQPFAGEVVVSGERIVEVHHGSGAAAREGARVVDGHGRFLMSGLCDAHTHFSWINSADLPGLGRLGVEEHTLLSAKSALTYLDSGYTMCVGAASAKPRLDVVIRNSINEGLIRGPRYLANCQEIAVTGGDLIEGITAFADGPEEMRKAVRRNVAHGADLVKLSMSGEEITGDKHAEDNYFSDEEVLAVTTEAHRRGLRVCSHARSAESVKMSLRNNVDIIYHASFIDDEGMDMLEAKKDEVFVAPGLNWLVATLHDAAEFGYPPAAAEAAGYKHELDCAIAGLQEMRRRGIRVLPGGDYGFAWTPHGTYARDLQHFVELLGYTPMETLLAATRLGGEIMRMPDELGQVKPGFYADLILVDGDPLEDIGVLRSRDRIVGIMKGGDFHKDPDTGATGDTSPLAGGSVITA, encoded by the coding sequence ATGTCACCGAGCACGTCGACCCTGTTCACGAACGTACGCGTCTTCGACTCCAGTGGCGACCAGCCTTTCGCGGGCGAGGTCGTGGTGAGCGGCGAGCGCATCGTCGAGGTCCACCATGGCAGCGGCGCCGCGGCCCGCGAGGGCGCCCGCGTCGTCGACGGACACGGCCGGTTCCTCATGTCCGGCCTGTGTGACGCGCACACGCACTTCTCCTGGATCAACTCCGCCGACCTGCCGGGACTCGGGCGCCTGGGAGTCGAGGAGCACACCCTCCTGTCGGCGAAGTCGGCCCTGACCTACCTCGACTCGGGCTACACGATGTGCGTCGGAGCGGCCTCCGCGAAGCCGCGACTGGACGTCGTGATCCGCAACTCGATCAACGAAGGACTGATCCGCGGCCCCCGCTACCTGGCCAACTGCCAGGAGATCGCCGTCACCGGCGGTGACCTCATCGAGGGCATCACCGCGTTCGCCGACGGGCCCGAGGAAATGCGCAAGGCGGTACGCCGCAACGTCGCCCACGGCGCCGACCTGGTCAAGCTGAGCATGTCAGGGGAGGAGATCACCGGCGACAAGCACGCCGAGGACAACTACTTCTCCGACGAGGAGGTGCTCGCGGTCACCACCGAGGCCCACCGGCGCGGGCTTCGGGTGTGCTCCCACGCCCGCTCGGCGGAGAGCGTGAAGATGTCGCTGCGCAACAACGTCGACATCATCTACCACGCCAGCTTCATCGACGACGAAGGCATGGACATGCTGGAGGCCAAGAAGGACGAGGTGTTCGTCGCACCCGGTCTGAACTGGCTTGTCGCGACGCTGCATGACGCCGCGGAGTTCGGCTACCCGCCGGCGGCCGCCGAAGCGGCCGGGTACAAGCACGAACTGGACTGCGCCATCGCCGGACTCCAGGAGATGCGCCGGCGCGGCATCCGGGTCCTGCCCGGTGGCGACTACGGATTCGCCTGGACCCCGCACGGCACCTACGCCCGCGACCTCCAGCACTTCGTCGAGCTGCTCGGGTACACGCCGATGGAGACCCTGCTCGCCGCCACCAGGCTGGGCGGCGAGATCATGCGGATGCCCGACGAGCTCGGGCAGGTCAAGCCCGGCTTCTACGCCGACCTGATTCTCGTCGACGGAGACCCGCTGGAGGACATCGGCGTCCTGCGGAGCCGGGACCGCATCGTCGGCATCATGAAGGGTGGCGACTTCCACAAGGATCCTGACACCGGAGCCACGGGGGATACGTCCCCCCTCGCCGGCGGATCCGTGATCACCGCCTGA
- a CDS encoding LysR substrate-binding domain-containing protein, which produces MVAVLRGDHPAADPEEGPIELRELAGASWIAAPAQTACGDAFLQACRSAGFAPRIRHICTGSPPWPLWPRAVAIRPSSPAWPRHICRSC; this is translated from the coding sequence ATGGTCGCCGTACTGCGCGGAGACCACCCCGCGGCCGACCCCGAAGAGGGCCCGATCGAGCTGCGGGAGCTGGCAGGCGCCTCCTGGATCGCCGCCCCCGCCCAGACAGCGTGTGGTGATGCGTTCCTTCAGGCCTGCCGCTCGGCAGGCTTCGCCCCGCGGATACGGCACATCTGCACCGGCTCTCCGCCATGGCCGCTCTGGCCGCGAGCGGTGGCCATCCGGCCCTCATCCCCCGCCTGGCCGCGGCACATCTGCCGCTCTTGCTGA
- a CDS encoding alpha/beta fold hydrolase translates to MRYARIHTTDGARVCVVDGHGSAHPVGFSDTGERITELQQIIAAGPGASSRLRAEERPADGKLLAPLTPHRNVFCVGRNYTEHAAEFGRSGFDATGSGDGRHVPEHPVVFTKPASSVIASGDAIDPHTDITSALDYEGEIGVIIGRRCSKVGRDEAMQYVWGYTLINDVTARDLQRDHKQWFIGKSLDTFCPVGPWAVTADEVDIADLRLQTRVNGELRQDASTAQLIFDVATVIETLSAGITLEPGDVIATGTPVGVGIGFDPPKYLATGDQVTVSAPGLGDLTNVVGPVTGGDLLVPAASARLYVERSGQGSPVVLIHGLGGATTFYDPQVAALAEDHTVLRYDLSGHGRSPRAGVPSIEGWADELLALLDAEGIEETAVVAHSMGTLVASRFAAAHPGRVTRLALLGPLRAQGEKAKAATRARARTVREGGMSAVADTIVSVATSPATRAERPLAAALVRELLLGQDAEGYALACEALAAAEEPDFAGIKAPVLLLTGSEDKTSPVALNDEIGSLLARASRRVIEQIGHWHALEAPHDVTSALKEFLTQS, encoded by the coding sequence GTGCGGTACGCGAGGATTCACACCACGGACGGCGCCCGTGTCTGCGTTGTCGACGGACACGGAAGTGCCCACCCGGTCGGTTTCTCCGACACCGGGGAGCGGATCACCGAGCTCCAGCAGATCATCGCCGCCGGGCCGGGGGCCTCGTCGCGCCTGAGGGCGGAGGAGCGTCCGGCCGACGGAAAGCTGCTGGCACCGCTGACCCCGCACCGCAACGTCTTCTGCGTGGGGCGCAACTACACGGAGCACGCGGCCGAGTTCGGCAGGAGCGGGTTCGACGCCACCGGGTCTGGCGACGGCCGGCACGTGCCGGAGCATCCCGTGGTGTTCACCAAGCCCGCGTCCTCGGTGATCGCCTCGGGTGACGCGATCGACCCGCACACGGACATCACCTCCGCGCTCGACTACGAGGGCGAGATCGGCGTCATCATCGGCCGCCGCTGCTCGAAGGTCGGCCGTGACGAGGCCATGCAGTACGTGTGGGGCTACACCCTCATCAACGACGTCACCGCGCGGGATCTGCAGCGCGACCACAAGCAGTGGTTCATCGGAAAGTCCCTCGACACCTTCTGCCCCGTGGGGCCGTGGGCGGTCACCGCGGACGAGGTCGACATCGCCGATCTCCGCTTGCAGACCCGGGTCAACGGCGAACTGCGCCAGGACGCCAGCACCGCCCAGCTGATCTTCGACGTGGCCACCGTCATCGAGACGCTGTCCGCGGGAATCACCCTGGAGCCCGGCGACGTGATCGCGACCGGTACCCCGGTCGGTGTCGGCATCGGCTTCGACCCGCCGAAGTACCTGGCAACCGGCGACCAGGTGACCGTCTCCGCACCGGGCCTGGGCGACCTCACCAACGTGGTCGGCCCCGTGACCGGAGGCGACTTGCTGGTGCCCGCCGCCTCCGCGCGGCTGTACGTGGAGAGGTCCGGGCAGGGCTCGCCCGTGGTCCTCATCCACGGCCTGGGCGGTGCGACCACCTTCTACGACCCCCAGGTGGCGGCCCTCGCCGAGGACCACACGGTGCTGCGCTACGACCTGTCGGGGCACGGCCGCTCCCCGCGGGCCGGCGTTCCGAGCATCGAGGGCTGGGCGGACGAACTGCTGGCGCTCCTGGACGCCGAGGGCATCGAGGAGACCGCCGTCGTGGCCCATTCCATGGGCACGCTGGTCGCCTCCCGCTTCGCCGCGGCCCACCCGGGCCGGGTGACCAGGCTGGCCCTGCTGGGCCCGTTGCGCGCGCAGGGCGAGAAGGCCAAGGCGGCCACCCGTGCCCGTGCGCGTACGGTGCGGGAGGGCGGGATGTCGGCCGTCGCCGACACCATCGTCTCGGTGGCCACCTCTCCGGCGACGCGTGCCGAGCGGCCCCTGGCCGCGGCCCTGGTCCGCGAACTGCTGCTGGGCCAGGACGCCGAAGGCTACGCGCTGGCCTGCGAGGCGCTGGCCGCCGCGGAGGAGCCCGACTTCGCGGGCATCAAGGCCCCGGTCCTGCTGCTGACCGGCAGCGAGGACAAGACCAGCCCCGTGGCCCTGAACGACGAGATCGGCTCCCTGCTGGCCAGGGCGAGCCGGCGCGTGATCGAGCAGATCGGCCACTGGCACGCCCTGGAAGCGCCGCACGACGTCACGAGCGCACTGAAGGAGTTCCTCACCCAGTCCTGA
- a CDS encoding FadR/GntR family transcriptional regulator translates to MEDLVGAAVTVVRHVERHIDRAGLGPGDRLPTERDLAAATGVSRAVVRAALNDLEQRGVVTRHVGRGTFLTRDETAAPGGGDHLPSPSEIMASRMVLEPELMPLAVVSATGADLAEMERCLRGGQKALTSEEFERWDTALHHSFAVATHNAVLVEVSSLLIAARRQPVWGGLKKRTFGAERHQSYCREHEQIVAALRERDADAAREAMKAHLRHVRRTLLGDTG, encoded by the coding sequence ATGGAAGACCTCGTGGGGGCCGCCGTCACCGTGGTCCGGCACGTCGAGCGGCACATCGACAGGGCGGGCCTGGGGCCCGGGGACCGGTTGCCCACCGAACGCGACCTCGCCGCCGCCACAGGCGTGAGCCGAGCCGTGGTCCGCGCGGCCCTGAACGACCTTGAGCAACGAGGCGTCGTAACGCGCCACGTCGGCCGCGGCACGTTTCTCACCCGCGACGAGACGGCGGCCCCGGGCGGCGGCGACCACCTGCCGAGCCCCTCCGAGATCATGGCCTCCCGCATGGTCCTGGAACCGGAGCTCATGCCCCTCGCCGTCGTCTCGGCGACCGGCGCCGACCTCGCCGAGATGGAGCGCTGCCTGCGCGGCGGGCAGAAGGCGCTCACCTCGGAGGAGTTCGAGCGCTGGGACACCGCCCTGCACCACAGCTTCGCCGTCGCCACGCACAACGCCGTCCTCGTCGAGGTCAGCTCCCTGCTCATCGCCGCACGCCGCCAGCCGGTGTGGGGCGGCCTGAAGAAGCGCACCTTCGGCGCCGAGCGCCACCAGAGCTACTGCCGCGAACACGAACAGATCGTGGCCGCGCTCCGGGAGAGGGATGCCGATGCCGCCCGTGAGGCGATGAAGGCCCACCTCAGGCACGTCCGCCGAACCCTGCTCGGCGACACCGGCTGA
- a CDS encoding DMT family transporter → MTPTHRAAGHGAAAHPSTEATPEAATGARLAEHLPPATPPAASAPPAEEGRRAPGTGHPRPPAPPGSGLPAAQSARTSGPRAATRPALDWRLRFGVLSLVWGFSFLLIKVGTQAYAPFQVTFGRLFFGTAVLAVAMAVKRERLPRGLRLWGHLAVAAFLLNALPFSLFAFAELTIPSTLAGICNATSPLWGMVLSLVALSEDRPTRRRVAGLGLGFLGVLTVLGAWQGFSGLDARGTALALLASLSYPVGWIYVRRTLAGVRYSHLSMTGGQLLMATVQLAVVTPLFTAVPARLAVVPLLAVVALGALGTGFALLVQYGLVLEIGPTTAQMVTYFIPVIATAAGVAVLGESLTWSTPVGAAIVIAGAALTQSRPRGTGRPRRTGRRSQS, encoded by the coding sequence ATGACCCCCACCCACCGAGCCGCCGGGCACGGAGCCGCCGCCCATCCGTCCACCGAGGCCACGCCCGAAGCCGCCACCGGTGCGCGGCTCGCCGAGCACCTGCCGCCTGCCACGCCGCCCGCTGCGTCCGCGCCGCCCGCGGAGGAGGGCCGCAGGGCGCCCGGCACTGGGCACCCTCGGCCGCCCGCCCCACCCGGCTCGGGGCTCCCGGCCGCGCAGTCCGCGCGGACCTCGGGTCCCCGCGCCGCCACGCGTCCGGCGTTGGACTGGCGCCTCCGCTTCGGCGTGCTGTCGCTCGTCTGGGGCTTCAGCTTCCTTCTGATCAAGGTCGGCACGCAGGCGTACGCACCCTTTCAGGTGACGTTCGGGAGGTTGTTCTTCGGTACCGCGGTGCTGGCCGTGGCGATGGCGGTCAAGCGGGAGCGGCTGCCGCGCGGACTCCGCCTCTGGGGCCATCTGGCGGTCGCCGCCTTCCTGCTGAACGCGCTGCCGTTCTCCCTGTTCGCCTTCGCGGAACTGACCATTCCGTCCACGCTGGCCGGGATCTGCAACGCCACGTCCCCGCTGTGGGGCATGGTGCTGTCCCTCGTCGCGCTCTCCGAGGACCGGCCCACCCGGCGCCGGGTCGCGGGGCTCGGCCTCGGCTTCCTCGGCGTGCTGACGGTGCTCGGTGCCTGGCAGGGCTTCAGCGGCCTGGATGCGCGGGGCACGGCCCTGGCCCTGCTCGCCTCGCTGAGCTACCCGGTCGGCTGGATCTATGTCCGGCGCACCCTGGCGGGTGTCCGGTACTCCCATCTGTCGATGACGGGCGGGCAGCTCCTGATGGCGACGGTCCAGCTCGCCGTCGTCACCCCGCTGTTCACCGCGGTGCCCGCCCGCCTCGCGGTGGTGCCGCTGCTGGCCGTGGTCGCCCTGGGCGCGCTGGGCACCGGGTTCGCGCTGCTGGTGCAGTACGGCCTCGTCCTGGAGATCGGCCCGACGACCGCGCAGATGGTCACGTACTTCATCCCCGTGATCGCCACCGCCGCCGGCGTCGCCGTCCTCGGCGAGTCGCTGACCTGGTCGACGCCCGTGGGCGCGGCGATAGTGATCGCCGGCGCGGCCCTCACGCAGTCCCGGCCCCGTGGAACCGGCCGGCCGCGCCGGACCGGACGGCGGTCTCAGTCGTAG
- a CDS encoding LysR family transcriptional regulator, translating into MLNLERLRTLDALARHGSVSGAAAGLHVTTSAVSQQMTKLEREVGQQLVAKNGRGVRLTDAGRLLSEHAARILSQVELAQSDLEAQRGQAVGELRIAAFPTAARGLLPAAVASLRGRYPGLRVRTAELEPEYGVRGVVRGDQDLAVVLDWQNKPLPLPGGLLKAAILDDPADVAMPQAHPLADRAELDLEDLADDEWITWPEGQFCHEWLLSTLRSKGFEPRIAHCAQEHPTQLALVALGLGVCVAPRLGRDPVPAGVRTVPVRHRVHRHIYVVWRADADRRPSIRAAVDALRRIAGTEGGE; encoded by the coding sequence ATGTTGAACCTGGAGCGCCTTCGCACCCTCGACGCCCTCGCGCGGCACGGCTCGGTCAGCGGAGCCGCCGCGGGGCTGCATGTCACGACGTCCGCGGTCTCCCAGCAGATGACCAAGCTGGAGCGCGAGGTGGGCCAGCAACTCGTCGCCAAGAACGGCCGGGGGGTGCGTCTGACGGACGCCGGGCGGCTGCTCTCCGAGCACGCCGCGCGCATCCTCTCCCAGGTGGAGCTCGCGCAGTCAGACCTGGAGGCGCAGCGCGGCCAGGCCGTGGGGGAGCTGCGCATCGCGGCCTTCCCCACCGCGGCACGCGGCCTGCTGCCCGCCGCGGTCGCCTCGCTCCGCGGGCGGTACCCGGGCCTGCGGGTGCGCACGGCGGAGCTGGAGCCCGAGTACGGCGTGCGGGGCGTGGTCCGCGGCGATCAGGACCTGGCCGTCGTCCTCGACTGGCAGAACAAACCGCTGCCGCTGCCCGGCGGCCTGCTGAAGGCCGCGATCCTCGACGACCCGGCGGACGTGGCCATGCCTCAGGCGCATCCGCTGGCGGACCGCGCGGAGCTGGACCTGGAGGATCTCGCGGACGACGAGTGGATCACCTGGCCCGAGGGCCAGTTCTGCCACGAGTGGCTGCTGTCGACGCTGCGCTCCAAGGGCTTCGAGCCGCGGATCGCGCACTGCGCGCAGGAGCACCCCACCCAGCTCGCGCTGGTCGCCTTGGGGCTCGGGGTCTGCGTGGCGCCCCGGCTGGGCCGCGACCCGGTGCCCGCGGGGGTGCGGACGGTCCCGGTGCGGCACCGGGTGCACCGCCACATCTACGTCGTCTGGCGGGCCGACGCCGACCGGCGCCCGTCGATCCGTGCCGCCGTCGACGCGCTCCGGCGGATCGCGGGCACGGAGGGCGGCGAGTAG